In a genomic window of Roseiflexus castenholzii DSM 13941:
- a CDS encoding GIY-YIG nuclease family protein — protein MKGTYLLILRLDRDIAGLPVGKLGALDFPAGYYLYVGSAFGPGGLPARLAYHARKDKVRPHWHIDYLRTHSHLEEAWCVACSARLERLWVDALSAAPMVQPIAPGFGASDSRCTSHLFFSAVRPPPRVLTDTLLQCVERMPVCVQQLNIEIHTFDSP, from the coding sequence GTGAAAGGGACCTACCTGCTCATTCTGCGGCTTGACCGCGATATCGCAGGGTTGCCCGTCGGTAAACTCGGCGCGCTGGACTTTCCTGCCGGGTATTATCTCTATGTTGGCAGCGCCTTTGGACCAGGCGGATTACCGGCGCGTCTGGCGTACCATGCTCGGAAAGATAAGGTGCGCCCGCACTGGCATATCGACTATCTGCGCACCCATAGCCACCTCGAGGAAGCCTGGTGCGTCGCCTGTTCGGCGCGACTCGAACGCCTGTGGGTCGATGCGCTGAGCGCTGCGCCGATGGTTCAGCCGATCGCCCCGGGTTTTGGCGCAAGCGACAGTCGCTGCACAAGTCACCTGTTCTTCTCTGCCGTTCGACCGCCGCCGCGCGTTTTGACCGATACGCTGCTTCAGTGTGTCGAACGGATGCCGGTTTGTGTGCAGCAGTTGAATATTGAAATTCACACGTTCGACAGCCCATGA